The sequence AAGAATAACTGGGCATCAGCCAGTAATGGAGTCCCATGGAGTAGCAATGCAGGGAAGGGCTCAGTCTTCCTGGCCCCCTCATGCTCCGGTTACATTGAGGATGGGGGGAAATGGAAAGGAAGTTTCCTGCGAGCCAACTGAGGCTCTGAATGCACAATTTCTGTATTCTGCATTCAGTCCAGTTTGTCTGAGGGGACCCACACAATCCCCCTCTCTCAGGCACTGGAGATCTCCAAGCCAAAGCTAGCCAGCAGACAGAGGTGATCAGATGAGCAAAAGGGATTGGGTAAGCCATTTGCCAACCACAGGACATCTTCGGAGAGCAGGGAGAGGCGGCCAAGCAGCTTCAGGGCTCCATCTCGATATAGCCTGCGACCTGGCAAGGGAATGGGAAGGACATGTCAGATGGAGACTGGAGCTTCGTGCTCAAACTCTTTGCGCAGACACAGGGCAGCTAGCATATGCTGCACAGTCAGGGAAGCAAGGGTGTATCCACACAGACAGCCTATACAAAACAACATGTCCCTCTTCGTACCTGGCTACTATAGCAACAGGCACCCTAGACTGCTACTGATATATGGATTCATGCTCCGGCACACACAGGAGCTGCAACACACACTGCAGTCATCATGCAGCTGTTCACAAGGAAGCTCTTGCTAGTAGCACTCAAATTCCCAGAGGTGAATTTAGGCCTCTACTTGAAGAGACTTGCGTACCATTGGCTATGAAACTGACATGCCTTAACCGTGTCAGCCCAATGAGCCATAGGCTCGGGGGAAACAAAATTTGACTTGTGGAGACTTTTCGCACTCTATTCCCACCACACCCTCAAAGAGCCCATGCTGAGCTGATCTTGGCCTCAGAGGGCGTAGGAGCTGGATGCCGTTACTTGCAGAGCCTCATCAAATCAACTCCTTCAAACAGTGTGACTCTTGCAGGGGGTATCAcctggaggtgaagtggggtgCCTCCTACAGATGGTCTATGCTGCTGCGAAGGATACAAACTACCAGGCCAGAGGAGCTAAGATCTCAATGCCAACTACCTGTGGGGCTGTTCCAGGGCATATGCTAAGTGAACCCAAGGTGAAGTGTTGGGCAACAAGAAAGTAACATTCCATTCTACTTTGATTTCCCCTTAAAAACTATGATCAGGACAGGCAGAACTATTGTATCTCCTCAATAGCATAAAATAGAGATCTTGTCACCTCAGCTGGGGAGGACAGCATTTCCCCACAGTACATCACTCAGCCCCTACTGGGCACAGATCCCTGGAAACTGCATGCTGCCACACCCAGCGGCCCACTCCTGCCATGGTGGAGACACACTGCCCACCATGATGAGCTCCATTTTGCTGTACCACACATTTCCCTCCTAGCATGGTGGGGATAAGCTCTCAGGAGGCCCAATGTTGCCACACTCACCCTCTTTGTTCCCATTCTCAATGGGCTCTGCCGAGTAGAAGATATAATCAACTGTAGCTCCAAGGCCCATGGGCATGGTTGTGACCTCAGGGCGACCTCTCTGGGGCAAGAAGTGGCTATAGGCAGAGGTCAGATTAAGGCCATGCCGGATAACACCTGGAAacctgaagagaagaaacagctCCCCCATTCCCTCACATGGGAGAGGGGATGCAAAGCTCAGTGTTGGAATCTAAGCAAACTAAGCCACTTTCCTGATGCAGCTGTTTGTAGACTATTTCTACACAtatatttcaatatattttaatgcTTATATCAGTGAGAGACTATTAAGGCCATTTCTACTAAGACATTGAGTGGACAGGGGCTCCCTCACCATCAACATACAGTTCTGCCAACGCACTGcattcctgacctgcagcaccaaCCCAGTGTTGACATGGAAGCTCCCAGCTGCTCGTGCAGCCTGGTATGGATCTGGTCAGTTGTAGATAGATTTTTCTGATTCTTTCCCATCCCTAGTGTGTTCTTTTTCTAGCCTGGGAGAAGGGACCATGGAATTATTTAAACCTTGACATTAATTTAGCTTCCTGTGCCCATTTTCCAAGCACCCCACCATGGCCACTCCAAGGAGGGGTGCCACTAACTTCACATGGCCCAGCTGAAGTTTCCCTCCCTCCAGGTTACCTTGGGAAGAAGAGCTCTGGATCAGGATCATTCACCATGGTGAGATGCTTGGGCCAATGTGCAGGACGATCTAAAAAGGAGCAGAGAGATTCCAATTTGACATGCCACTGGTCCTGAAGCAGTTTGTTCATTTTGAGTTTGAAAGTTCCTCCCAGGACCCAAAAGGTCTCTTATTGCAGCGCCAAGAGTCCTCCTGACCTCCTGGATAGGTACCCTCAGGAGTGACAGTACATGCTGGAAAGTCAGGACAAGGTTCCAAAGCTGAATGCAAACTGTCCTGGTCTCAGACAGGAGGCCTAGGTACAGTGGTGCTGAAAGAGTAACAAGTTGATACCAGGCCAATAAAAAAGCCTAACCCCTACCTCCCTCCCGCAAAAAGTCAGTGGGCCGATCCCAGGAGCAAATTAGTGCAACCAACTTATCCAGGTCAATCAGCTCCTGTGCATAGAGCTGTGGACATTACCTTTGCCCAGAGGCCGATCCCTGTGGCCCTGTACTACAACCTCTGCTGTCAGAGAAACTCAGACAGTCACAGAATTGGGATCATGAAATGGGTTGCCATCCCAGAGGAGGTAGGGAATGAGGAGAACAGAACCAAACATGTCAAAAGGCACAGAGATGAGGAGAGGTTCTGCTTCTTTAGTAGCAGATCTAATGCCAGCTTGTGGTCACCTGCTGATGCCACCCATATTAGCACTGAGGCAGCTCAGGTGCCACCATGAATTTATTCCAGTGGATCTGGAAGCGCAGAAGGAATGGAAAAATACTTGCCCTTCTCCAAAACAAAGGGAGGACAGAAAATAGACTGAACCCTCTCTTCCATTCCTCTCCACACAGGATGTAAAACACATAAATCAGCAAAGCAAGACTTGCTATGCAAGGAGCAGGTCAGTAGCTGAGAGCTGTTGCTGAGCCCTTATGGAATCCACTTGTGACCATGGGAATATGATGCAATGGTGGGCTCCCACCTTCCCAAGTCCTTGCCTTTTCTGGGACTCATCCAGCCAATCACAAGCCAAGACTGGTCTCCGCTTGCTGGCTTCAAGTCTTGCCAAAGGCAGCTCATGCCGCAGAAAAGATGTTGAAGTAGGGAGAACTTGCTCCAGTACCTGGTTTAACATCTGTCACACCCTTCTGCAGAATCAGATGTGCAGGTCGTTCACAGGCAGCATCACAGAAACGGAACTGAAGCAGGAAGTCCCGGCTGTACTTGCGTCTGTCTGCAGCGCAGAGCCAGTTCAAAGGAAGGAAATAACCAAGAAGTCAGCTCTCTCTTTAGGTTTCCATGCCAAAAATACTACCAGAGTACATgaatgccatggtgatgggcacaatataagaacctgaatatAGAATAGACATGGTGATAGAAGAGGAAGAGACTGTCTAGACTGCATCCCAGCTACTTTAATACCTATTGCTGAtgcacccatcactgtggtatctggggGTTCCACAAATTAAGAGCTTCCCCTTCCCAAAATATGGTCTACAGTGGCAAGATACCAGTCAATTTCTAAGCAAGGCATTTGGGGTGTTTATGACACAGATGTTGGAGGAAACCCCAGCCTGAAGGGGAAAAAGAGATATGGGTTCAGCCTGATTTCTAGGGAGTTTATATCCACCAAGCTTCCACCAAGAACACCCTGATCTGGGCTTCATATGCTGAAGCATCTCTggagagcagtgtgagagcctaaATGGGCTCTACATCACATAGCGctttgaagaaaaaaagacaagGCCCTTCAAGCGTATCCCAAATATGACTACGATATGTGAAGTACCGTGGGACATTCAGCTTCCAGCAAGTGCAGGAAGATGGCAGAAACCCAGGCTGAGACGGGTTGTGGGGCATACAAGTGATACAGTTCAAATCAGGTACTCTGAGAGGAGAGAATCCATGTCAAGGAGAGTGCTTGGTGCAGCACATTCCCCAGTTCTGCCCTGGAGTTGTGTCAATGTCCTGCCAAGAGTGAGACTGCAGCTCAGTGAGAGGGAGCAAGACCCACACAATAATCATCTTCGTTGAGCCCACGTTTACACCACAGCTCACCTGATTTCTTTGGCTGGCAAAGAGTGACATATTGACAGTTGTCCGTTATACCCAGACAGCTGTGCCAGAGTGGGGTCTGCAGCTTCCGCTGGTGCAGCTGCTGGGAGAAGTCTTCCTGTCCAGAAACCTGCATCAAGGCAGCAGGGTAAAGGTGAGGGGAACAAAGTACCAGGAGGAAAATAGTTAAAGCGAGGCCAGCAACGTGCAGAGCCCCCACACAGAACCAGACCCCAGCACTACTACTGGCACAGAATAAGGATCATGTAAATCCGTGGTGCAGCTACTAGCTGGGGAACATGTAGTAAAACGAAGgtgtggggaaagaaaaaaaaaaattctgtttgaaatatttcattcaaacCATTTTGAAAGCGAGGTTGGTACGTGTTTGGGTGCACAGCCACAGAGAGTACGTATAAAGGAGCAGTGCTTGCATGGGTGTATATTTCAGGAACAGAACTAGGTTTAGGCCCAACCTTTAGAGAATATTTCCATGAATATGGATTTGCACCTCCCCCTTCAATTACTATCACCCAAGTACAACAGCGATGGATGAGTGAAGGACAATGATGAACTGACCAGTCCAGTTTCACCACCTGAGCTAACATCACAAACAAGCAATATCAGCGGTGAAAAagaaacaagattttaaaaattctctctgcTTCGATAACCTCCACTGTTATCACAATGTACTGTACGTCTATGAATTTGCTGCTGAGTGGGGCTCATTCTTTATAAGAGGAAGTAGCCTTATAATAGTGATCAGAGACACAACTATACAAATACTCCACTCCCTCCAACCCAAAGAGCTGCTCCATGACATTCCCTGTCTACACCTACCTTCCAGGCTGGCATCCCATGGTAGGAGAGCAGACCATTCCGGATGAACTTGTACAATGGAGAGTCAGGCACAGCGTTCAGGTCTCCACACAAGATGACAGGACAGTAGCCGCGCTCAACAGTTTTCACAACCTTGTCAACCTCTGCTAGGAGCAAGGCCATCTGTGCAAGTTTGATATCTCCTCGGCGGGGATTATACAGCACGTGAGTGTTAGCCACACACAGGGGGCTTGTTGCCTTCTGTCCTACATCCTCTGGGAGTAAAggttgcagcagcagcaccagacccACATTGTCTCTGTTTAGGATGTCCAGGCCAGGCCGGAAATATTCTACAGGGTTGGCACTGATCAGCTGGAACCTGCTGTGCTTGTAGCAAACTGCGCAGCCATCTGTCTTTTTTCCTGTTCTCCGTTTGTATAAGCACACAAAGCCTGAAAAAAAACCACCATCCATCAGGAGGGCCCAAATGGCCAGGAGCCTTGGCTCCTCTTTAGTAAGATGTAGCAAAGTATAGGAAATCTGTTTTGCAGGGTTTAAATAGCACAACCTATGGAGCTCCCACTACTCCCCATGGTAGACTGTTCTGCAGTCCAGCAGACCTCACTGGCAGGAAGATTTTCTTAATACCCAGTTTGAATTTTCCTCTTGCTCATTTTCGGCCCATACTTCTAGTTATGCCCTCAGGGATGCTCTAATCAATCTCTCGTCCTCTGGCTCATGCCCTTGTAGGCAGTACTGTCCCGTTAGCCATCATGTACTATCAAGTGTCTTTTGTTCTCTCTATATAAGCCAGGCCCCTGATGAGTTTTGTTGCTTTCATCAGCCAATATGGGGAAGAATCGGTCACAACAGGAACAGGACAACAATTGAAAGGGTGCAGACAGCTTCAGAAATGTGGCCATCAAAACCTGGGGTGGGGACTACTTCTGTAAACAGAAGTATAGCTCTGGAGCTATCGACATGGAGTGTTCTCAGCAAGTCTCAGCCAAACCTGTAGAAAAGAGAGGGACATACCCATCATCCTGAATGttggctccagctgctcccagtaGTGATTCTCCTGCACTTCCTGGAGACACAGAACCTGCAAGGAAGGCAGAGACCTAGCTCACTCTGCCATTGTTTGGCAATTGCTTTGGGGAGTTTTtgtggagaggggagaggagttgGGACAGtgagggaagagagggaaaaacaGTTTCCCACACTTAACCCCTTCACCAAGAAATGCTGTCTAAGCAACTTTTCCTCCAGCTAGAGcactggctctcaacctttccagaggactgtacccctttcaggaatctgatttgtcttgtgtacccccaagtttcatgtcacttaaaaactacttgcttacaaaatcagtcataaaaatgcaaaagtgtcatagcacactattactgaaaaattgcttactttctcatttttactatataattataaatcaattggaatataaatattgtacttacatttcagtgtatagtatacagagcagtaaaaataaatcattgtctatgacattttagtttgtactgactttgctagtgctttttatgtaccctgttgtaaaactaggcaaatatctagatgagttgatgtactccctggaagtcCTCTGCTACCCCTAGGGGTACacgtacccttggttgagaaccactgagacaGAGCATGCAGGACAACTTCTGAAGCACATACTTCTCCTTCAGTTATCCAGTGGGGAAGCAAGAGTGAAATAAAATTCACTTCTCATCCTTAGCGGTGAGCACACTTCTTCCTCAGCATGCTAAGCTAGCCTGAGGAACACAGAAGTAAGCAAGGAACAGGAAGTCCACCCTCATGTAGGCCTCTTCTCTGGGCTTGTTCCAGACTGCCCTATAGGCTCTGCCTCCTCGCCAAGGACTGCAGCAGGCTGTCCTGCTCCCACTTCTATTAGGAAAAGTTGAGCCCCTCCAATCAAAGAATAGATCCTAGTAAGGTTATAGGAGCCAGTGGGCACATAACCAGGGACCCTAATAACTCCAGAGGCACTGGCTTCACACCCCAAAAACTCTGGTGATAGCGGACATGAAAGGGCCAGGGTAGTACTCACATCAGGGTCCCAGTGCTGGATTTCCTGCAAGAGGTTTGGAAGACGATAGCTCCAGTCCAGGATATCTGGTTGGCAATGCAGGTAGAGATcacggctctgctccaccaggtcCTGGGCCAGAATGTTGTAAGACATGACTCGGAATTCAAACAGAGGCCCATTCTCTGAGCCTAGCTCTGGAACCGCAAACCGTGTAGAGAGATCCTCCCAGTCCCTCCATAAAATCTCTATATGTAAGAGAGAGGAAGACAGGTCAGATATATGCTGGGTATCCTTCCCTGTCCTATTTCCTGGAATGCCCCTGCTAGCTGGGGCACTGGGATTAGCTGTTCTCTTGTTCCCTGAATCTGGGCATTTTGTACTCTACATCGGCCCTCGGATGATTTTCTTTGATTAATCTGAATAGCTGTCAACAGGGATGGAATGGCAGGGTCCTAGTGGGGAgaaaatgttttagaaaaactCAAGCCATTCTTTGGAGGCCATCTCCAATATGAAGTGGGCACTTATGTTAACTTCACAGGAATTGTGATTAGCAACACTAGCCAACCCAATAATGCCAGAAGTCTTGGCCTTTCCATCAGGAAAGATtacttttatcattttcattACCAGATGCAATCATCCTGGCATGGAAAGATGCAACCTCTGCCTAACAAACAgcaagtgcagacatacccagctCACCCAGGATTTAGCATCCACATGCAGGGAGATCAGAAAGTTTTGTTACACTACCTCATCCCAATCTAGCACTGCATGCTCAGAATCAAAAAAGGCTGTATTACTACTGACCGTGGTAAGGTCTCTCTGCTGGAAAAGGCTGGAATTGTCCTGTGTCATAAAAGGGCCAGGCTGTGGCCTCCACTGGCACTATCTCTGtgtcatgcactaagctccagtcCAGCACAGCAGTATCTTCATCCTCCCTTTCCAGGGCTGAGGGGGTGCAGCCACTAATCTGGTGATCGGTCTGTGTCCTTACAGCTGGCCATGCTGCAATGCCCATCATAGCCACACTTTCCTCTTCTGGTAATTTTGCCAATGTTACTGCAGCATGCTCCTTTGGTCCTAGAGATATTAATGTATGTAGCTCATCGTCTTGCTGATCACTGCACCATGTGACCTCTGAAGCCACATTCAGATTGCTAAGGCTGGTCATCAATAATTCTGAGCCTTCCAGCCAGTCACTAGGCACTGTGTCTGACACCTTCGCCACCACGAGAGGACTCTCACTGCTGTATAGCCCACCAGCTTCCACCTCCAGCTGTTGCTGCAGCAGGgcttcctgctcttctgggaCTGACCTCCTGCTGGGTACAGAAGAGATACCCCCTACCTGGGTGGTCGGGCTCTTCGCCAGAAGCACATTCTTTCGACACGTAAAGAAAGCATCTGTCAGGAAGTTAATACAAGACAATGGTTAAAATCCACGGCTCTCTTCACTTATTGGCTTATTTAGGCTAGAGAAATCAGTTACAATTTGGTGCTATAGAACCATCTGAATACATCAAGAGCACTGAGTGGCTACTCAAAAAAGATGCATAGTTATAGTTCTGAGTAATTAAGGCTGCCTCTTGGACCATATTCTGACTTTAGTTATGCTGGTacaatgccattgacttcagtgagctggTGCTGGTTTAACTGAAAGTGAAATTTAAGCtggttttatattattatttatacaatgCAATAGGTGGTCAGCAGAGCAGCAtctaagccagaggtgggcaaactccggcccgcgggaccatcctgcccggcccttgagctcccagccagggaagatagtccccggcccctcccctgctgtcctccctcccccacagcctcagctcgctgcgcTGCCCACACTCTTGCCCGCCACTCTTGCCGGGCAGCGCGGCAGGCTCCAGCCGtgtggtggggctgcgagctcctgctgctctgagcggcatggtaagagGGCGGGGAGTGGTTGGATACGGGGTGGgttcctgggagggggtggtcaggggacaaggagcagggggggttggatgggttgggtgTTCtgggggggagcagtcaggggacggagaacaggggggttggatacgGGTTGGgacagtcagagggcagggagcaAGGGATTTGGATAAGgaaggggtcccggggggcagttaggggtgggggtcccaggagggggaaggttggatgggttgggggttctgaggggacagtcagagggaggaaagtgggagagggtggatagggggcgggggccaggctgtctggggaggcacagccttccctacccagccctccatacagtttcgcaaccctgatgtggccctcgggccaaaaagtttgcccaccccgatctaagCTATAGTACtgcccttctttagcatcttctATACAAACACAGATACAGATACATTTAGCCACATGGGACAGAGACATCAGGAAGGAAGTTCTAGCAGCTGACCTTTGGAATGGGTGAATTTTCAGGAAATGAACAAGGGGTCCTCAGTTTAGATACCAGGAATTTCCATAATTGCAGAGACCCAATATAGAAGACCCATTCCACATTGAATTGTCTTTTCAAATGCATATAAGAAAAGGAGTGGAGAGACGAACAAGGAAGCACAAACATGGAAGTTAAAGATGGAAAAGCCCCATTAGTGAAAACACTACCATGAAAGAAACCATGGTCTGAGAATAGGAAGCCCATGATATTCACCCGATGGCGGTGACTGACATCTGTAATGGGCCAAATACTTCAGTGCATGCTCAACACAAGAACATACTAGTTTCACTAGTATTTCCCCTTTATACTCTTCAAGATGATAAAAGCATTTGTGTTTTTGCTAAAATCTCTGTGCAACCATATCCCCATTACTGATTAGCATATTGTGTTCTCTGCAAATCATTCATTTTCTATCCCTCTTTAACCTGGATATTGCTCACTGGAGATTGAGGAGTAAGAATGGTAAGAGAAATGAATGGAACTACAAATCAGAGTTTGTCTACACATAAATGCTTTTCCAaaataaggtagggtgtgaatttagaATGGATTAGGTATTTCAGAGTAACTGCATGTGTAGACAAGCgcttataaaaatgtatttataaatatTCTCAAGGCACTTGGTTTCGGATGCACCCTATTTTATTTTGATGGGGGAGGATGtataaagtggaaaaaaaattaaaatataattttctaaAGACATTCCCCTTGAAATTGTTTGCTTTAAGTACATTCCCCCAAGAAGAATGATCTACTGCAGTGgcccccaaactttttacctcgccCCGCcacccttacccctgtccacacGCTGCCACCCCCAAGCTGGGAGCGGGgccatggctctgggaggggggaaacACAGAaagggtaagggggctgaggctagGGCCACAgcttggggtgggagtggagccTCGACCAGCAGCTGTGGCCGACAGCTGAACCCCAGGTGCAGGGCTGGTAGCCAGGGCCAGCGGCTGGGAGCAGATCCCTGGACATGGGGCTgagagcagagccctgggtgtggggctggcagctgatCCCCGGGCGTGGGGCCAACAGCGGGAGACAGGAGCAGAGCTGAGTGGCACTCTCTCTCCACCCCtcgtgggggctggcccaggtccCAGCTGCGCCTCCTAGGGGGGCATACCCCACAGATTGCGGACCTCTGCTTAAAAAAAACAGGCAGCAGTGTATCTACTGGAAAGACGGGCTCCCCAGGCTAGTGCTGACTATTAGCAATCGAGCAATCAGAATTAGAGTTTCCTGAGGTCTGGAGGAGCTGCTCTCCCTTGTACACAATGgtcagggctgggaggaggacCTAGAGATGGTCTCACCTGACCACTCCACCAAGCCTCCACTCTCTCTTTTAAACCCTCCTCTGATTAGCTGTCAAATTAGATGACTACTAATCCTTTTActcctttaaaacaaacagagagagagagagaaactgaataATTGTTCAGCCAGCTCTAGAGCACAGCTTCACCTCTTAGCCCTGCCTCCATCTGCCTAGAGCTCAAGCTCCTCAGGGCAAGGACATTGTCTTCTGATGTGAAAGCACTTAGATCACTGCTAAACAGTGCTTAAATTACAGAGGGACTGGAGGGAGGGCTGGACAGTGGGCCCCCTTACTACTTTTAGGGGCTACCTCACTTCTTTAGTCACACTACTGTTTAAATTAAAGCAAGATACCTGACATTCAGGGCCCTCCCATGATTTTAGCACTGTTGCTAGGCctatataaacaataataatcagGCAAGGGGCTATCCAAAACAGCCTGGGAGAATTTGGTCTCCttggggttccctggggagagctgggggaggtACCTAAGAGAGCCTGGGAGAGCTGGTCTCTCCAGGAAACATCAGTGAGAGCCAGGTTCACCCCATGCTCAGGAGTTGAGGAGGGTCactctgaggaggaggaggagggacctATCACCCCAGGCCCAGGAGCTGAAGGGCATTTCTCCAGGGTGAGGGGAGGCCTGACATCCCAGGCTAGGGAGCAGAGGCGGGTGGTTGCCCCAGGAGGTGGGGGTCGGGAAGGCCTGTCACCCCAGGCCCGGGAACTGAGGGGGGGGGTCGCCGGGGAGGCCTGTCACCCCAGCCCCAGGAGCTGAAGAGGGTTAGCTGGGGGGGGTCGGGGAGGCCTGTCACCCCAGGCCTGGGAGCtgaagggggggggtcacaggggAGGCCTATCACCCCAGGCCTGGGACCTGAGGGGGGGGTCGCCCCAggaggtgggggtaggggaggcCTGTCACCCCaggcctgggagcaggggggggtcGCCGGCGTGGGGGGTAGGGGAGGCCTGTCACCGCAggcctgggagctgaggggggtcGCCGGGGGCTGTCACCCCAGGCccgggagctgagggaggggggtaACGGGGGT comes from Lepidochelys kempii isolate rLepKem1 chromosome 6, rLepKem1.hap2, whole genome shotgun sequence and encodes:
- the ANGEL1 gene encoding protein angel homolog 1 isoform X1 translates to MIGTVLCYLLLPAARLLRALRDAFFTCRKNVLLAKSPTTQVGGISSVPSRRSVPEEQEALLQQQLEVEAGGLYSSESPLVVAKVSDTVPSDWLEGSELLMTSLSNLNVASEVTWCSDQQDDELHTLISLGPKEHAAVTLAKLPEEESVAMMGIAAWPAVRTQTDHQISGCTPSALEREDEDTAVLDWSLVHDTEIVPVEATAWPFYDTGQFQPFPAERPYHEILWRDWEDLSTRFAVPELGSENGPLFEFRVMSYNILAQDLVEQSRDLYLHCQPDILDWSYRLPNLLQEIQHWDPDVLCLQEVQENHYWEQLEPTFRMMGFVCLYKRRTGKKTDGCAVCYKHSRFQLISANPVEYFRPGLDILNRDNVGLVLLLQPLLPEDVGQKATSPLCVANTHVLYNPRRGDIKLAQMALLLAEVDKVVKTVERGYCPVILCGDLNAVPDSPLYKFIRNGLLSYHGMPAWKVSGQEDFSQQLHQRKLQTPLWHSCLGITDNCQYVTLCQPKKSDRRKYSRDFLLQFRFCDAACERPAHLILQKGVTDVKPDRPAHWPKHLTMVNDPDPELFFPRFPGVIRHGLNLTSAYSHFLPQRGRPEVTTMPMGLGATVDYIFYSAEPIENGNKEGRRLYRDGALKLLGRLSLLSEDVLWLANGLPNPFCSSDHLCLLASFGLEISSA
- the ANGEL1 gene encoding protein angel homolog 1 isoform X3, with product MIGTVLCYLLLPAARLLRALRDAFFTCRKNVLLAKSPTTQVGGISSVPSRRSVPEEQEALLQQQLEVEAGGLYSSESPLVVAKVSDTVPSDWLEGSELLMTSLSNLNVASEVTWCSDQQDDELHTLISLGPKEHAAVTLAKLPEEESVAMMGIAAWPAVRTQTDHQISGCTPSALEREDEDTAVLDWSLVHDTEIVPVEATAWPFYDTGQFQPFPAERPYHEILWRDWEDLSTRFAVPELGSENGPLFEFRVMSYNILAQDLVEQSRDLYLHCQPDILDWSYRLPNLLQEIQHWDPDVLCLQEVQENHYWEQLEPTFRMMGFVCLYKRRTGKKTDGCAVCYKHSRFQLISANPVEYFRPGLDILNRDNVGLVLLLQPLLPEDVGQKATSPLCVANTHVLYNPRRGDIKLAQMALLLAEVDKVVKTVERGYCPVILCGDLNAVPDSPLYKFIRNGLLSYHGMPAWKVSGQEDFSQQLHQRKLQTPLWHSCLGITDNCQYVTLCQPKKSDRRKYSRDFLLQFRFCDAACERPAHLILQKGVTDVKPDRPAHWPKHLTMVNDPDPELFFPRLEKEHTRDGKESEKSIYN
- the ANGEL1 gene encoding protein angel homolog 1 isoform X2 gives rise to the protein MIGTVLCYLLLPAARLLRALRDAFFTCRKNVLLAKSPTTQVGGISSVPSRRSVPEEQEALLQQQLEVEAGGLYSSESPLVVAKVSDTVPSDWLEGSELLMTSLSNLNVASEVTWCSDQQDDELHTLISLGPKEHAAVTLAKLPEEESVAMMGIAAWPAVRTQTDHQISGCTPSALEREDEDTAVLDWSLVHDTEIVPVEATAWPFYDTGQFQPFPAERPYHEILWRDWEDLSTRFAVPELGSENGPLFEFRVMSYNILAQDLVEQSRDLYLHCQPDILDWSYRLPNLLQEIQHWDPDVLCLQEVQENHYWEQLEPTFRMMGFVCLYKRRTGKKTDGCAVCYKHSRFQLISANPVEYFRPGLDILNRDNVGLVLLLQPLLPEDVGQKATSPLCVANTHVLYNPRRGDIKLAQMALLLAEVDKVVKTVERGYCPVILCGDLNAVPDSPLYKFIRNGLLSYHGMPAWKVSGQEDFSQQLHQRKLQTPLWHSCLGITDNCQYVTLCQPKKSDRRKYSRDFLLQFRFCDAACERPAHLILQKGVTDVKPDRPAHWPKHLTMVNDPDPELFFPRSQAISRWSPEAAWPPLPALRRCPVVGKWLTQSLLLI